The following coding sequences lie in one Candidatus Zixiibacteriota bacterium genomic window:
- a CDS encoding type IV pilus twitching motility protein PilT yields the protein MMTLRELLELMAERRASDLHLTVGSPPQLRIDGRLVRLEGEVLTPDQTKKLAYSVMNEKQRKRFEEIWELDLSFGIENLSRFRCNVFVQRGNVAIAIRQIPFKISSFDELGLPKVVADLANLPRGLALVTGPTGSGKSTTLAALIDRINRERYCHILTVEDPIEYLHRHQCSVVNQREVHTDTTSFGSALKYALREDPDVVLIGEMRDLETVESALNISETGHLAFATLHTNSCAESVNRIIDVFPVNQQEQVRVTLSFVLQAIVSQQLIPRIGGGRVVALEILICTPAIRACIRDDKIHQIYSLIQAGQKFGMRTMNQSLAELYMSHKITYGDAVARSSSPQELDDTIARARDSGVRLGAAVGGERAAV from the coding sequence ATGATGACATTGCGTGAATTGCTGGAGTTGATGGCGGAGCGCCGCGCCTCCGATCTGCATCTGACTGTGGGATCGCCCCCCCAGTTGCGGATCGACGGGCGCTTGGTCCGGCTGGAGGGTGAAGTGCTGACGCCGGATCAGACCAAGAAACTCGCCTACAGCGTGATGAACGAGAAACAGCGCAAACGCTTCGAGGAAATCTGGGAGCTTGATCTGTCGTTCGGGATCGAGAATCTGAGCCGGTTCCGCTGCAATGTCTTCGTGCAGCGCGGCAACGTCGCCATCGCCATCCGCCAGATCCCCTTTAAGATTTCCTCGTTCGATGAATTGGGGCTGCCCAAGGTCGTGGCCGATCTGGCGAACCTGCCCCGGGGTCTGGCCCTGGTGACCGGGCCGACCGGCTCGGGGAAGTCGACGACACTGGCGGCACTCATCGACCGGATCAACCGCGAACGCTACTGCCACATTCTCACGGTGGAGGACCCGATCGAGTACCTCCACCGCCACCAATGCTCCGTGGTCAACCAACGCGAAGTGCACACTGACACGACGTCCTTCGGTTCGGCGCTGAAGTACGCATTGCGTGAGGATCCCGACGTCGTGCTGATCGGCGAGATGCGCGACCTGGAGACGGTGGAGTCGGCGCTCAATATCTCGGAGACCGGCCACCTGGCCTTCGCGACCCTGCACACCAACTCCTGCGCCGAATCGGTCAACCGCATCATCGATGTCTTCCCGGTCAACCAACAGGAGCAGGTGCGCGTCACGTTGTCGTTTGTGCTGCAGGCGATCGTTTCCCAGCAATTGATTCCCCGCATCGGCGGCGGCCGCGTGGTGGCGCTGGAGATTCTCATCTGCACGCCGGCCATCCGCGCCTGCATTCGTGACGATAAAATCCACCAGATCTACTCGCTGATCCAGGCCGGGCAGAAGTTCGGCATGCGCACGATGAATCAATCACTGGCCGAGCTGTACATGTCCCACAAGATCACTTACGGCGACGCGGTGGCGCGATCGTCCAGCCCGCAGGAGTTGGACGACACCATCGCGCGTGCCCGTGACAGCGGCGTGCGTCTGGGAGCCGCCGTGGGAGGAGAACGTGCCGCAGTTTGA
- a CDS encoding type II secretion system F family protein gives MPQFEYKGKTLAGTAVAGEIKAKDRAELDRLLRRKKIIPTAVNRKPSQLNIRIGTGVKKVHISRFTRQFATMIGAGLPMVQCLDILSKQMESAELRNVVGQIKDAVASGSTLAEALGKHKKIFDDLYVNMVEAGEIGGALDTILVRLANYREKADALIRKVRGALVYPSVIVVVAIGVTFAMLTYIVPVFAKMFSNLGAALPAPTQIILNISHFLRANLLKMFVAFVALGFGFRMALRTERGRLAFDRAILKAPLIGTLIRKSAVSRFTRTLGTLLSSGVSILDALEITAKTAGNRVIHDAIRRSVLAIAEGDTITGPLRETGVFPPMVTQMISVGEKTGGLDDMLGKIADFYDEEVDAAVSALTSIIEPVIIVFMGVVIGGILIAMYLPMFDIIGKIQ, from the coding sequence GTGCCGCAGTTTGAGTACAAAGGCAAGACGCTGGCCGGAACCGCAGTGGCGGGGGAGATCAAGGCCAAGGACCGGGCCGAATTGGACCGTCTCTTGCGCCGCAAGAAGATCATCCCCACCGCGGTCAACCGCAAGCCGTCGCAGCTCAACATTCGCATCGGGACCGGGGTCAAGAAGGTCCACATCTCGCGGTTCACCCGGCAATTTGCGACGATGATCGGCGCCGGGCTGCCGATGGTGCAATGCCTGGACATTTTGTCCAAGCAAATGGAGTCGGCCGAGTTGCGCAACGTGGTCGGCCAGATCAAGGATGCCGTCGCGTCCGGCTCGACCCTGGCCGAGGCGCTGGGGAAGCACAAGAAGATCTTCGACGACCTGTACGTGAATATGGTGGAGGCCGGGGAAATCGGCGGGGCGCTGGACACGATTCTCGTGCGTCTGGCGAATTACCGCGAGAAGGCGGATGCCTTGATCCGCAAGGTGCGTGGCGCGCTGGTGTACCCGTCGGTGATCGTGGTCGTGGCCATCGGCGTAACCTTCGCCATGCTCACCTACATCGTGCCTGTCTTCGCCAAGATGTTCTCCAATCTGGGCGCGGCGCTGCCGGCGCCGACGCAGATCATTCTCAATATCTCCCATTTCCTGCGGGCCAATCTGCTCAAGATGTTTGTGGCCTTCGTGGCCCTTGGATTCGGCTTCCGCATGGCGTTGCGCACCGAGCGCGGGCGGTTGGCGTTTGACCGGGCCATCCTGAAGGCACCACTGATCGGAACGCTGATCCGCAAGAGCGCCGTGTCGCGGTTCACGCGCACGCTGGGGACGCTGCTCTCCTCGGGTGTTTCGATCCTCGATGCTCTGGAGATCACCGCCAAGACCGCCGGCAACCGCGTGATCCACGATGCGATCCGCCGCTCGGTGCTGGCGATCGCCGAGGGCGACACCATCACCGGGCCGTTGCGCGAGACCGGCGTCTTCCCGCCGATGGTGACGCAGATGATCTCGGTCGGCGAAAAGACCGGCGGCCTCGACGACATGCTGGGGAAGATCGCCGACTTCTATGACGAGGAGGTGGATGCCGCGGTCTCGGCTCTGACCTCGATCATCGAGCCGGTGATCATCGTGTTCATGGGCGTGGTGATCGGCGGCATTCTGATCGCGATGTACCTGCCGATGTTCGACATCATCGGCAAAATCCAATAG
- a CDS encoding ATP-binding protein — MLVYSRRHGSIEIRPAWVIGMRLVTLAVTAAVARPLWTDASLHASVLVYAGMTAVAVLALLSSRRRHRPILLPTALALQTVCEILVISQVVYLTGGLRSPSHSLYMMTIVSAALCFRLAGTLVVAAVASASFVTAIWVGAGHQAGVLWSRDWFAAMRQLSDQDFYTVFLRLCIFFLCAFAGGYLAERLHTKDKALAHTSEALQLAKWETGDILKHLRSGVLTLDIAGHIAYFNRAAEEILGLTERRVRGRPIREILGAHYPELADRLEWVLASQQMDIRTELLLRRPDGRVIPVGLSTSVLSGTGGRPRGVIAVFADLTEAKQLEERARRQDRLAAVGELSAAIAHEIRNPLAAISGSVEVLRSELDVADENRKLLELIIAESARLNKILSDFLLYARLSPVVTGRVCVATALDEVLEIARRHFRRNDGSPPVDLRTDVADRALTVAADPDHLKQMLINLVFNAVEACADRPCTVTVRVRSLGPTPEWSSFREPVAGNGDDWVTIAVVDNGGGIPDSVMERLYEPFVSSKPSGTGLGLAIVKRLVDSAGGRIHAESTPGLGTTFTVHLKRCPMVAPTRAAV; from the coding sequence GTGCTGGTCTATTCGCGTCGCCATGGCTCCATCGAAATCCGTCCCGCCTGGGTGATCGGCATGCGGCTGGTCACGCTGGCGGTGACGGCGGCCGTGGCCCGCCCCCTGTGGACCGATGCGTCGCTCCATGCGTCGGTGCTGGTCTATGCCGGGATGACGGCGGTGGCCGTGCTGGCGCTGCTGTCGTCGCGGCGCCGGCATCGGCCGATTCTTCTCCCCACGGCCCTGGCACTGCAGACCGTCTGCGAGATCCTCGTCATCTCGCAGGTCGTCTATCTGACCGGGGGGCTGAGATCCCCCTCCCACTCACTGTACATGATGACGATCGTGTCGGCGGCGCTGTGCTTCCGACTGGCGGGGACACTGGTCGTGGCGGCGGTCGCATCGGCGTCGTTTGTGACGGCGATCTGGGTCGGGGCCGGACATCAGGCCGGCGTGCTCTGGTCGCGCGACTGGTTCGCCGCCATGCGTCAACTGTCCGACCAGGACTTCTATACGGTCTTCCTACGGCTGTGCATCTTCTTTCTCTGCGCGTTCGCGGGGGGATACCTCGCCGAACGGCTTCACACCAAGGACAAAGCGCTGGCGCACACCTCCGAGGCGCTGCAACTGGCCAAATGGGAGACCGGGGACATTCTCAAGCATCTGCGCTCGGGGGTGCTGACGCTCGACATCGCCGGGCACATCGCCTATTTCAACCGCGCCGCCGAGGAGATTCTGGGGCTCACTGAGCGGCGTGTCCGCGGGCGGCCGATCCGCGAAATTCTCGGGGCGCATTACCCCGAACTCGCAGATCGGCTGGAGTGGGTGCTGGCCTCGCAACAGATGGACATCCGCACCGAGCTTCTGCTGCGACGACCCGATGGCCGGGTCATCCCGGTCGGGCTCTCTACATCAGTCCTCAGTGGGACCGGCGGTCGACCGCGCGGCGTGATCGCGGTCTTTGCCGATCTGACCGAGGCGAAGCAACTGGAGGAACGGGCACGGCGGCAGGATCGGCTGGCCGCCGTGGGTGAGCTTTCCGCCGCCATCGCCCATGAGATTCGCAACCCCCTGGCGGCGATCTCCGGCTCGGTGGAGGTGCTGCGGAGCGAGTTGGATGTCGCCGATGAAAACCGCAAGTTGCTCGAGTTGATCATCGCCGAGTCGGCGCGTCTCAACAAAATTCTCAGCGACTTTCTGCTCTATGCCCGTCTCAGTCCGGTCGTCACGGGCCGGGTCTGTGTGGCGACGGCGTTGGACGAGGTGCTGGAGATCGCGCGTCGGCATTTCCGTCGCAATGACGGATCGCCTCCGGTCGATCTGCGCACCGACGTCGCCGACCGCGCGCTGACCGTCGCGGCCGACCCCGACCACCTCAAGCAGATGCTGATCAACCTTGTCTTCAACGCCGTCGAGGCGTGCGCGGACAGACCGTGTACCGTGACTGTCCGCGTGCGCAGCTTGGGTCCGACACCAGAGTGGTCGAGCTTCCGTGAACCCGTGGCGGGCAATGGCGACGATTGGGTGACGATTGCGGTCGTCGACAACGGCGGCGGGATTCCCGATTCGGTCATGGAACGGCTCTATGAGCCGTTTGTCTCCTCGAAGCCGAGCGGGACAGGGCTGGGGCTGGCGATTGTGAAACGCCTGGTCGACAGCGCCGGCGGCCGCATCCATGCCGAAAGCACCCCCGGCCTCGGCACGACCTTCACGGTTCACCTCAAACGCTGCCCGATGGTCGCGCCGACGCGGGCCGCGGTCTAA
- a CDS encoding sigma-54 dependent transcriptional regulator, protein MPEIHPQFLTITADGELSRSWREALQPLGGTHTAVDGFLTALRRLADGAPDVLLIDPTGGGLSTDQLAVKLRLRAPIADILVAGEELGSPEDAVHDRWGLAAAVMRSCEPARLRSRIGAILADREHVARCGWVGLSQSLRAASDLLLAASRSDTTVLIEGESGTGKELAARALHNNSPRAGKAFLALNCTAFPETLLESELFGHEKGAFTDAFGRKKGIFEAVEGGTIFLDEIGETKPSLQARLLRVLEERQVRPIGATKAIPVDFRIVAATNRDLGRTVIEGAFRQDLYYRLAVVQLTLRPLRERPSDVPALLAHHLAAGRPPSRLIDRLDESALVRLLDYDWPGNVRELRNFIERAQVRFIPSGTREGHPNDVLNADHVGTLLETVRTPLNLPVVTGRRAENVEREMIFAALSELKRDLEYLKRRVDRLRLLSSGDSEDADFASMKQVERDRIALALKESHGNRSRAARLLGIGTRTLYRKIREYGL, encoded by the coding sequence ATGCCGGAGATTCATCCCCAATTCCTGACCATCACCGCGGATGGCGAACTGTCGCGATCGTGGCGTGAAGCGCTCCAACCGCTCGGCGGCACGCACACCGCGGTCGATGGTTTTCTGACGGCATTGCGTCGGCTCGCCGACGGCGCACCCGATGTCCTCCTGATTGACCCCACGGGTGGCGGCCTGTCAACCGACCAGCTTGCCGTGAAGTTGCGTCTGCGGGCTCCTATCGCGGACATTCTCGTGGCCGGTGAAGAGCTGGGATCGCCGGAGGACGCCGTGCATGATCGCTGGGGTCTTGCCGCGGCCGTAATGCGCTCCTGTGAACCGGCGCGTCTGCGGTCGCGCATCGGCGCGATCCTCGCCGACCGCGAGCACGTTGCCCGGTGTGGCTGGGTTGGATTGTCGCAATCGTTGCGCGCCGCCTCCGATTTGCTTTTGGCCGCATCGCGCTCCGACACGACTGTGTTGATCGAGGGCGAATCGGGAACCGGCAAGGAGTTGGCGGCACGCGCCCTCCACAACAACAGCCCCCGCGCCGGGAAGGCATTTCTGGCGCTCAACTGCACCGCCTTTCCCGAGACGTTGCTGGAAAGCGAACTCTTCGGCCATGAGAAGGGCGCCTTCACCGATGCCTTCGGCCGCAAGAAGGGGATCTTCGAGGCGGTCGAGGGCGGGACGATCTTCCTCGATGAAATCGGCGAAACCAAACCGTCGTTGCAGGCGCGCCTCTTGCGTGTGCTGGAGGAACGTCAGGTCCGGCCGATCGGCGCCACGAAGGCGATCCCAGTCGATTTCCGCATCGTCGCGGCGACCAACCGCGACCTGGGACGCACCGTTATCGAAGGTGCCTTCCGGCAGGATCTGTACTATCGCCTGGCCGTGGTGCAGTTGACGCTGCGTCCCCTGCGCGAGCGCCCCAGCGATGTCCCCGCGCTGCTGGCGCATCATCTGGCCGCCGGCAGACCGCCGTCGCGACTGATCGACCGCCTCGATGAATCCGCGCTGGTCCGCCTGCTCGACTACGATTGGCCGGGGAACGTCCGCGAGCTGCGCAACTTCATCGAACGCGCGCAGGTGCGGTTTATCCCGAGCGGAACCCGCGAGGGGCATCCGAACGACGTTCTGAATGCCGATCACGTCGGGACGCTCTTGGAAACCGTCCGCACACCCCTCAATCTCCCCGTCGTGACCGGCCGTCGCGCCGAGAATGTCGAACGCGAGATGATCTTTGCCGCCCTCTCCGAACTCAAGCGCGATCTTGAGTATCTCAAGCGCCGTGTCGACCGCTTGAGATTGCTGTCCTCCGGCGACTCAGAGGACGCCGACTTCGCCTCGATGAAGCAGGTCGAGCGCGACCGCATCGCTTTGGCCCTGAAGGAATCCCACGGCAACCGTTCCCGGGCCGCCCGTCTCCTCGGCATCGGCACGCGAACGCTGTACCGGAAGATCAGGGAGTATGGGTTGTAG
- the rnr gene encoding ribonuclease R has translation MHADADRIIRFLADQIGRPVRARELARAMGITERDYSAFRTAVKSLVAQGRLVRLKRGRLAPPKPLNLVVGTAAVRRGAHMFCRLDAEPIDPAAPLPQEVFIRPHDRMTALDGDRVLVRLHAERDGPSPEGAIIKILARGNKPIVGIYHQARHFSYVVPDAPHPLREIHVPPSAAKGATVGQQVVVQITEWASPDATPSGKITDVLGFPDEPGVDIERIIGAYQLPRRFPAEALAEARACEGDLSPSVLRGREDLRDLTTFTIDPADAKDHDDAVSLERHGRHWRLGVHIADVGHYVPEAGALDREAYDRGTSVYLVDRVIPMLPERLSNDLCSLRPRRDRLTVSCLIDLTDAGEIVRYEFCESVIHSRAKLSYDAVMDYFAAGKKSRTIAPLALTLDDMRGLSQLLRQRRFANGSLDLEVPEPKVILDQDGRPERIELRHANDATQLIEEFMLVANQCAAHRFLRRNLPCLYRVHAPPAPEKMAEFAGFVETLGFRFSAEETVTSRKLSRFLDSVQDDPRKEMIHQILLRSLMKAVYQPENIGHFGLAFPHYAHFTSPIRRYPDLWVHRHLKRITTGSWRTAAQHTARAALPAIGRQTSERERLAEEAERESVRIKQLEYLSSHLGDEFVGIISGFLEFGFFVTLSGIGADGLVRFSGIDDDYYTWEKERWRVKGRRRGRTFRLGDQVRVRLVRTDAERREIDLVLADSPAATTARHSMHRRPHHRS, from the coding sequence ATGCACGCTGATGCCGACCGCATCATCCGTTTCCTCGCCGATCAGATCGGTCGCCCTGTCCGCGCGCGCGAGTTGGCGCGCGCGATGGGAATCACCGAGCGGGACTACTCCGCGTTTCGTACCGCCGTCAAGTCGTTGGTCGCCCAGGGCCGACTCGTACGCCTCAAGCGTGGACGTTTGGCACCACCAAAGCCGTTGAACCTCGTGGTCGGCACCGCCGCAGTACGCCGCGGCGCCCACATGTTCTGCCGCCTCGATGCGGAGCCCATCGACCCGGCCGCGCCGCTGCCGCAGGAGGTCTTCATCCGTCCTCACGATCGAATGACCGCGCTCGATGGCGACCGTGTGCTGGTTCGTCTCCACGCCGAGCGCGATGGCCCCAGTCCGGAAGGGGCGATCATCAAGATACTGGCGCGCGGCAACAAACCGATCGTCGGCATCTATCATCAGGCGCGGCATTTCTCCTATGTCGTTCCCGATGCCCCCCACCCGTTGCGCGAAATCCATGTCCCCCCGAGCGCGGCCAAGGGCGCGACGGTCGGCCAACAAGTGGTCGTGCAGATCACAGAATGGGCGTCGCCTGACGCCACGCCCTCCGGGAAGATCACCGACGTGCTCGGCTTCCCCGATGAGCCCGGTGTGGATATCGAACGTATTATCGGAGCATATCAACTGCCGCGCCGCTTCCCCGCCGAGGCCCTGGCGGAGGCCCGCGCCTGTGAGGGCGACCTCTCCCCTTCCGTGTTGCGCGGGCGCGAGGATCTCCGCGACCTGACCACGTTCACGATCGACCCGGCCGACGCCAAAGATCATGACGATGCGGTCTCGCTGGAGCGTCATGGCCGTCACTGGCGTCTCGGCGTGCACATCGCCGATGTCGGCCACTATGTTCCGGAAGCAGGTGCGCTCGACCGCGAGGCCTACGACCGCGGCACCTCCGTCTATCTCGTGGACCGCGTGATTCCCATGCTCCCGGAACGGCTGTCCAATGACCTGTGCAGTCTCCGGCCGCGGCGCGACCGCCTCACCGTCAGTTGTTTGATCGATCTGACCGATGCCGGTGAGATCGTGCGTTATGAGTTCTGCGAGAGCGTGATCCACTCCCGCGCCAAGCTCAGCTACGATGCCGTGATGGACTATTTCGCGGCGGGAAAGAAAAGCCGGACGATCGCGCCGCTCGCCCTGACGCTGGACGACATGCGCGGGCTGTCGCAGCTCCTGCGGCAGCGTCGCTTTGCCAATGGCAGTCTCGATCTCGAGGTCCCCGAGCCCAAGGTGATCCTCGACCAGGATGGTCGCCCCGAGCGCATCGAGTTGCGTCACGCCAATGACGCCACGCAGTTGATCGAGGAGTTCATGCTCGTGGCCAATCAGTGCGCCGCGCACCGTTTCCTCCGGCGAAACCTCCCCTGCCTGTACCGCGTCCATGCCCCGCCCGCGCCGGAGAAGATGGCGGAATTCGCGGGATTCGTGGAGACGCTCGGTTTTCGATTCTCCGCCGAAGAGACGGTGACCTCGCGCAAGCTGTCGCGCTTCCTCGACTCGGTTCAGGACGATCCGCGCAAGGAAATGATCCACCAGATCCTGCTGCGTTCTTTGATGAAGGCCGTCTATCAACCCGAGAACATCGGCCACTTCGGGCTTGCCTTCCCGCACTATGCCCACTTCACCTCGCCGATCCGTCGCTACCCCGATCTCTGGGTCCATCGCCACCTGAAGCGGATCACCACCGGAAGTTGGAGGACGGCGGCTCAGCACACGGCGCGCGCCGCGCTACCGGCGATCGGACGGCAGACCTCCGAACGCGAACGTCTCGCCGAGGAGGCCGAACGCGAATCGGTGCGCATCAAGCAACTGGAGTACCTCTCGTCGCATCTCGGTGACGAGTTCGTCGGCATCATCTCCGGCTTCCTCGAATTCGGCTTCTTCGTGACCCTGTCGGGGATCGGCGCCGATGGGCTGGTGCGCTTCTCCGGGATCGATGACGACTACTACACCTGGGAAAAAGAGCGCTGGCGCGTGAAGGGGCGCCGTCGCGGCCGCACGTTCCGGCTCGGCGATCAGGTTCGGGTGCGTCTGGTTCGCACCGACGCCGAACGGCGGGAGATCGATCTGGTCCTCGCCGATTCCCCGGCGGCAACCACCGCCAGACACTCCATGCACCGACGCCCGCACCACCGAAGCTGA
- a CDS encoding rod shape-determining protein: protein MGLFDLISSDIGIDLGTANTLVWVRGVGIVLNEPSVVATEVSTGRILAVGAAAKEMLGRTPEAIRAVRPLKDGVIADFEITEKLLSDFIRRVVRHRYLMKPKVVVSVPSGITEVEKRAVRDSAENAGAREVYLLQEPMAAAIGVGLPVDQPSGNMVIDVGGGTSEIAVIALSGIVNNMSIRIAGDEMNEAIVLYLKKNYNILIGELTAEDIKVRVGSAFALDREESTEIKGRDLIAGVPKTMKLSSVQVREALSEPVDAIVEAVRQSLERTPPELSADILDRGIILTGGGALLRGLDKRLRQETNLPVIVADDPLTCVVRGTGKVLENMGQYSKVLMRSRRD, encoded by the coding sequence GTGGGACTCTTCGATCTGATTTCCAGCGACATCGGCATCGACCTCGGTACCGCCAATACTCTGGTGTGGGTCCGCGGCGTCGGGATCGTACTCAACGAACCGTCGGTCGTCGCCACCGAGGTCTCGACCGGACGCATCCTGGCCGTCGGCGCCGCCGCCAAGGAGATGCTGGGACGCACACCCGAGGCAATCCGCGCCGTGCGGCCGCTCAAGGATGGCGTCATCGCCGACTTCGAAATCACCGAGAAACTCCTCTCGGACTTCATCCGCCGCGTCGTCCGTCACCGGTACTTGATGAAGCCGAAGGTCGTGGTCTCGGTCCCCTCCGGAATCACCGAGGTGGAAAAGCGCGCCGTCCGCGACTCGGCGGAAAACGCCGGTGCCCGCGAGGTCTACCTTTTGCAGGAGCCGATGGCAGCGGCCATCGGCGTCGGCCTCCCGGTCGACCAACCCTCCGGGAACATGGTGATCGACGTCGGCGGCGGCACCTCCGAGATCGCGGTGATCGCCCTGTCCGGAATCGTCAACAACATGTCGATCCGCATTGCGGGCGACGAAATGAACGAGGCCATCGTCCTCTACCTGAAGAAGAACTACAACATTCTAATCGGCGAGCTGACCGCCGAGGACATCAAGGTCCGCGTCGGGTCGGCGTTCGCGCTGGACCGCGAGGAGTCGACGGAGATCAAGGGACGCGACCTCATCGCCGGCGTGCCCAAGACGATGAAGCTCTCATCCGTCCAGGTGCGCGAAGCGCTCTCCGAGCCGGTCGATGCGATCGTCGAAGCGGTCCGCCAGTCGCTGGAACGCACTCCACCGGAATTGTCCGCCGACATCCTCGATCGCGGCATCATCCTCACCGGCGGCGGCGCGCTCTTGCGCGGGCTCGACAAACGCCTGCGCCAAGAAACCAATCTCCCGGTCATTGTCGCCGATGATCCGCTGACCTGCGTCGTGCGCGGCACCGGCAAGGTGCTCGAAAACATGGGCCAGTACAGCAAGGTGCTGATGCGCAGCCGCCGCGACTGA
- a CDS encoding HD domain-containing protein, with the protein MTIRELVPGEHVEGFFALRKIERREFQGGERLALEFGDRSGRIDGVMWEGFNDVIDDLVVGWPVKVRGVVGTYRDRPQIRVERIRPAQTQEVRPEDFLPRSPVEPAVLARELDRFIDSLSNPHLRALLAKLLCEEPLRSQYLSAPAGKLWHHDTIGGLAEHSLNMARLCEFTVSLYPDLDRDLLVCGALLHDIGKIEQYEVSALIDYSDAGRLIGHINTGDFRVATAIRALDGFPAGLERVLRHLIVSHQGGLEYGSPIVPQTPEAFVLYYADELDSKMGALRHIAEKTGDRDWSDYVNLINRHIYFGHRRATPEQEA; encoded by the coding sequence ATGACCATTCGTGAATTGGTTCCGGGTGAGCATGTGGAGGGCTTCTTTGCCCTGCGCAAGATCGAACGGCGCGAATTCCAGGGCGGTGAACGTCTCGCCCTCGAATTCGGTGATCGTTCCGGGCGTATCGATGGCGTGATGTGGGAGGGATTCAACGACGTCATCGACGATCTCGTGGTCGGGTGGCCGGTGAAAGTACGCGGTGTCGTCGGCACATACCGAGATCGCCCGCAGATTCGCGTCGAGAGGATCCGCCCCGCTCAAACACAGGAGGTCCGACCCGAGGATTTCCTGCCCCGGTCCCCGGTTGAACCGGCAGTATTGGCCCGCGAGCTCGACCGGTTCATCGATTCGTTGAGCAACCCTCATCTGCGCGCGCTGCTCGCAAAGCTCTTGTGTGAAGAACCGCTCCGATCACAGTACCTCTCCGCCCCGGCGGGAAAACTGTGGCATCATGACACGATCGGCGGGCTGGCGGAGCACTCCTTGAACATGGCGCGCCTCTGCGAATTCACCGTCTCCCTGTATCCCGATCTCGACCGCGACCTTCTGGTCTGCGGCGCACTCTTGCATGATATCGGCAAGATCGAGCAGTACGAAGTCAGTGCCCTGATCGACTATTCCGACGCGGGTCGCCTGATCGGCCACATCAACACCGGCGATTTCCGCGTGGCCACGGCCATTCGTGCCCTCGACGGATTCCCCGCCGGATTGGAACGCGTACTCCGCCATCTGATCGTCTCGCACCAGGGTGGATTGGAGTATGGCTCGCCGATCGTGCCCCAGACGCCGGAGGCGTTCGTCCTCTACTATGCGGACGAGTTGGACTCGAAGATGGGGGCACTGCGTCACATCGCCGAGAAGACCGGGGATCGTGACTGGAGTGACTATGTGAATCTCATCAATCGCCATATCTACTTCGGCCATCGCCGCGCGACACCGGAGCAGGAAGCATAG